In Nicotiana tabacum cultivar K326 chromosome 17, ASM71507v2, whole genome shotgun sequence, one DNA window encodes the following:
- the LOC107787566 gene encoding nuclear transcription factor Y subunit A-7 isoform X2 — protein MTSSLHYHSDGSENEQPEKQSEAHSESSSPATGMSVPGIATPNMHYVMPTQLGNGNAMAQTAYPYPDPYYRSIFAPYDAQPYPTQPYPAQPMVHVQLMGIQQAGVPLPSDAIDEPVFVNAKQYHGILRRRQSRAKAESEKKLLKARKPYLHESRHLHALKRARGCGGRFTAKKTDNQQKQDESGDNSQVNINLESEKNEVASAENAS, from the exons ATGACGTCCTCGCTTCATTATCATTCAG ATGGTAGTGAGAATGAACAGCCAGAGAAGCAATCAGAGGCTCACAGCGAGTCTTCATCCCCTGCTACTGGAATGTCTGTGCCTGGTATTGCAACACCAAATATGCACTATGTGATGCCCACTCAACTTGGCAATGGAAATGCTATG GCTCAAACAGCTTATCCTTATCCAGATCCATACTATAGGAGCATCTTTGCACCATACGATGCACAGCCTTATCCTACACAACCTTATCCAGCACAACCAATG GTTCACGTTCAGCTAATGGGAATTCAACAAGCTGGTGTTCCTTTGCCATCAGACGCAATAGACGAACCTGTTTTTGTTAATGCAAAACAGTATCATGGCATCTTGAGGCGTCGACAATCTCGCGCGAAAGCTGAGTCAGAGAAGAAACTTCTGAAAGCTAGGAAG CCGTACTTGCATGAATCACGCCATTTGCATGCACTGAAAAGAGCTAGAGGATGTGGGGGTCGTTTTACAGCGAAGAAAACTGATAACCAGCAGAAACAGGACGAATCAGGTGATAACTCACAGGTCAACATTAATCTTGAGTCTGAAAAAAACGAGGTTGCTTCTGCAGAGAACGCCTCTTGA
- the LOC107787566 gene encoding nuclear transcription factor Y subunit A-7 isoform X3: MTSSLHYHSDGSENEQPEKQSEAHSESSSPATGMSVPGIATPNMHYVMPTQLGNGNAMLQAQTAYPYPDPYYRSIFAPYDAQPYPTQPYPAQPMVHVQLMGIQQAGVPLPSDAIDEPVFVNAKQYHGILRRRQSRAKAESEKKLLKARKLKDEYQLCWTISARPNIIQLVMRCLTP; encoded by the exons ATGACGTCCTCGCTTCATTATCATTCAG ATGGTAGTGAGAATGAACAGCCAGAGAAGCAATCAGAGGCTCACAGCGAGTCTTCATCCCCTGCTACTGGAATGTCTGTGCCTGGTATTGCAACACCAAATATGCACTATGTGATGCCCACTCAACTTGGCAATGGAAATGCTATG TTGCAGGCTCAAACAGCTTATCCTTATCCAGATCCATACTATAGGAGCATCTTTGCACCATACGATGCACAGCCTTATCCTACACAACCTTATCCAGCACAACCAATG GTTCACGTTCAGCTAATGGGAATTCAACAAGCTGGTGTTCCTTTGCCATCAGACGCAATAGACGAACCTGTTTTTGTTAATGCAAAACAGTATCATGGCATCTTGAGGCGTCGACAATCTCGCGCGAAAGCTGAGTCAGAGAAGAAACTTCTGAAAGCTAGGAAG CTCAAAGATGAATATCAACTGTGCTGGACCATCTCTGCCAGACCCAATATCATACAGTTGGTAATGAGGTGCCTTACCCCATGA
- the LOC107787566 gene encoding nuclear transcription factor Y subunit A-7 isoform X4, with translation MTSSLHYHSDGSENEQPEKQSEAHSESSSPATGMSVPGIATPNMHYVMPTQLGNGNAMAQTAYPYPDPYYRSIFAPYDAQPYPTQPYPAQPMVHVQLMGIQQAGVPLPSDAIDEPVFVNAKQYHGILRRRQSRAKAESEKKLLKARKLKDEYQLCWTISARPNIIQLVMRCLTP, from the exons ATGACGTCCTCGCTTCATTATCATTCAG ATGGTAGTGAGAATGAACAGCCAGAGAAGCAATCAGAGGCTCACAGCGAGTCTTCATCCCCTGCTACTGGAATGTCTGTGCCTGGTATTGCAACACCAAATATGCACTATGTGATGCCCACTCAACTTGGCAATGGAAATGCTATG GCTCAAACAGCTTATCCTTATCCAGATCCATACTATAGGAGCATCTTTGCACCATACGATGCACAGCCTTATCCTACACAACCTTATCCAGCACAACCAATG GTTCACGTTCAGCTAATGGGAATTCAACAAGCTGGTGTTCCTTTGCCATCAGACGCAATAGACGAACCTGTTTTTGTTAATGCAAAACAGTATCATGGCATCTTGAGGCGTCGACAATCTCGCGCGAAAGCTGAGTCAGAGAAGAAACTTCTGAAAGCTAGGAAG CTCAAAGATGAATATCAACTGTGCTGGACCATCTCTGCCAGACCCAATATCATACAGTTGGTAATGAGGTGCCTTACCCCATGA
- the LOC107787568 gene encoding small ribosomal subunit protein eS25: protein MAPKKAAPPPSSKPAKSGGGKQKKKKWSKGKQKEKVNNMVLFDKATYEKLLSEAPKYKLITPSVLSDRLRISGSLARKAIRDLMARGSIRMVSAHASQQIYTRATNT from the exons ATG GCTCCAAAGAAGGCAGCTCCTCCTCCATCGTCCAAACCCGCCAAGTCTGGAGGTGGAAAGCAGAAGAAGAAG AAATGGAGCAAGGGAAAGCAAAAGGAAAAGGTGAACAACATGGTTTTGTTCGATAAGGCCACTTACGAAAAGCTCCTGTCTGAAGCCCCTAAGTATAAGCTCATCACCCCTTCCGTCCTCTCCGACCGTTTGAGG ATTAGTGGATCCCTTGCTAGGAAGGCAATTAGGGATTTGATGGCTAGAGGGTCGATCAGGATGGTGTCTGCTCATGCTAGCCAGCAGATTTACACCAGGGCTACCAACACCTAA
- the LOC107787566 gene encoding nuclear transcription factor Y subunit A-7 isoform X1, which yields MTSSLHYHSDGSENEQPEKQSEAHSESSSPATGMSVPGIATPNMHYVMPTQLGNGNAMLQAQTAYPYPDPYYRSIFAPYDAQPYPTQPYPAQPMVHVQLMGIQQAGVPLPSDAIDEPVFVNAKQYHGILRRRQSRAKAESEKKLLKARKPYLHESRHLHALKRARGCGGRFTAKKTDNQQKQDESGDNSQVNINLESEKNEVASAENAS from the exons ATGACGTCCTCGCTTCATTATCATTCAG ATGGTAGTGAGAATGAACAGCCAGAGAAGCAATCAGAGGCTCACAGCGAGTCTTCATCCCCTGCTACTGGAATGTCTGTGCCTGGTATTGCAACACCAAATATGCACTATGTGATGCCCACTCAACTTGGCAATGGAAATGCTATG TTGCAGGCTCAAACAGCTTATCCTTATCCAGATCCATACTATAGGAGCATCTTTGCACCATACGATGCACAGCCTTATCCTACACAACCTTATCCAGCACAACCAATG GTTCACGTTCAGCTAATGGGAATTCAACAAGCTGGTGTTCCTTTGCCATCAGACGCAATAGACGAACCTGTTTTTGTTAATGCAAAACAGTATCATGGCATCTTGAGGCGTCGACAATCTCGCGCGAAAGCTGAGTCAGAGAAGAAACTTCTGAAAGCTAGGAAG CCGTACTTGCATGAATCACGCCATTTGCATGCACTGAAAAGAGCTAGAGGATGTGGGGGTCGTTTTACAGCGAAGAAAACTGATAACCAGCAGAAACAGGACGAATCAGGTGATAACTCACAGGTCAACATTAATCTTGAGTCTGAAAAAAACGAGGTTGCTTCTGCAGAGAACGCCTCTTGA
- the LOC142171458 gene encoding uncharacterized protein LOC142171458, translating into MSQRSKDKDPAWRYGDRVNENTNIVCKFCNKITTGGIYRFKFHLIGGDRNVTSCPKCPPEVRDEIKNFVEKKKEQKNQMSHQPLVTNLDDDDDDIEELSLPTKHGRDAISSRHGSTGTSKTKSPIDCYFPKKPEGKSGGKDVQKIAKDILRDRAVRAFARWVYDAGLPFNCVNYTDTFGDFIEAVGQYGPGMKPPTYHEIRGPYLNKEVEETNKIVEEHKVAWNKYGCSIMMDKWTARTGKMIINVLVNSPKGSLFLEFIDASDSSTDHIKIFTLFQDIIEKIGPSKVVQVVTDNASENVKAGGMVEGAYKNVYWTPCAAHLYQLNLRGHFQGKTLLYSFWPGR; encoded by the coding sequence ATGTCTCAAAGATCGAAAGATAAAGACCCGGCTTGGCGATATGGCGATAGAGTTAATGAGAATACAAATATTGTATGCAAGTTTTGTAACAAGATTACAACGGGTGGAATTTATCGCTTTAAATTCCATCTTATTGGTGGCGATAGAAACGTCACAAGTTGTCCGAAATGCCCACCGGAGGTGAGGGATGAAATAAAGAATTTTgttgagaagaagaaggagcaaaAAAATCAAATGAGTCATCAACCATTGGTGACCaatcttgatgatgatgatgatgatattgaagAATTGTCACTTCCAACAAAACATGGAAGAGATGCAATCTCTTCAAGACATGGATCGACGGGTACGAGTAAGACTAAAAGTCCTATAGATTGCTATTTCCCAAAGAAGCCGGAAGGAAAGAGCGGTGGAAAAGATGTACAAAAAATTGCTAAGGACATTTTGAGGGATCGTGCAGTTAGAGCTTTTGCACGATGGGTCTATGATGCTGGGCTCCCCTTCAATTGTGTCAACTATACTGACACTTTTGGAGACTTTATTGAGGCCGTTGGTCAATACGGACCTGGAATGAAGCCTCCCACTTATCATGAAATCAGAGGTCCTTATCTAAATAAGGAAGTGGAGGAGACTAATAAAATTGTGGAGGAACATAAAGTTGCGTGGAACAAGTATGGCTGCTCCATTATGATGGATAAGTGGACGGCAAGAACTGGGAAAATGATTATTAACGTGTTGGTGAATTCTCCCAAGGGAAGTTTGTTTCTTGAGTTCATTGATGCTAGCGACTCATCCACTGACCACATCAAAATATTCACCTTGTTTCAGGACATCATTGAAAAGATTGGCCCAAGCAAAGTTGTTCAAGTGGTTACTGATAATGCGAGTGAAAATGTGAAAGCGGGTGGCATGGTGGAAGGAGCGTACAAGAATGTCTATTGGACTCCATGTGCGGCTCATTTGTATCAACTTAATCTTCGGGgacattttcaaggaaaaaccctTCTCTACAGTTTTTGGCCAGGGCGTTAG